A single Defluviitalea saccharophila DNA region contains:
- a CDS encoding V-type ATP synthase subunit B, with protein MRKEFLSLNKIEGPLIILSKVEDVAYGEIIDITVDGKHHRKGKVVKIDNDKIVAQIFEGTTGLSTHNTSIRFTGTPLEIPLSKDILGRTFNGVGNPIDSDFPIYSNKRYNINGRPINPVSRQYPRDYINTGISAIDSLMTLIRGQKLPIFSGNGLPHNELAVQIVKQAKISGAEDGNFAIVFGAMGVRHDDADYFIRSFKESGVLERVVMYLNLADDPIIERISTPRCALTAAEYLAFECGMHILVILTDMTSYCEALRELSAAREEVPSRKGYPGYMYSDLATIYERAGMLKGTEGSITLLPILTMPNDDITHPIPDLTGYITEGQIVLSRELYQSNIYPPISVLPSLSRLMKDGIGEDYTREDHGDLANQIFSSYSRVQDIRSLAQIIGEEDLSEIDKKYMEFGKRFEDEFLSQSMDENRPIEDTLNLGWKLLSLLPKEELDRINPKLIEKFYMK; from the coding sequence GTGAGGAAAGAATTTCTTAGCTTGAACAAAATAGAAGGTCCTCTGATTATTCTTTCAAAAGTTGAAGATGTTGCCTATGGAGAAATAATAGATATTACGGTAGACGGTAAGCACCATAGAAAAGGTAAAGTTGTAAAAATTGATAATGATAAAATCGTAGCACAGATTTTCGAAGGAACAACAGGGTTATCCACTCACAATACTTCGATAAGGTTTACGGGAACTCCTTTGGAAATTCCTTTATCAAAGGATATTTTAGGGAGAACCTTTAATGGCGTGGGAAATCCTATTGATTCTGATTTTCCGATCTATTCCAATAAACGTTACAATATAAACGGAAGACCGATTAATCCGGTTTCCAGACAGTATCCCAGGGACTATATTAATACAGGCATTTCTGCAATAGATTCTTTGATGACCTTAATTAGAGGTCAGAAGCTTCCGATTTTTTCTGGAAACGGACTGCCCCATAATGAATTGGCGGTTCAAATTGTAAAGCAGGCAAAAATTAGTGGAGCGGAAGATGGGAATTTTGCCATTGTATTCGGTGCCATGGGGGTTCGCCATGATGATGCGGATTATTTCATTAGAAGTTTTAAAGAATCAGGGGTTTTAGAGCGGGTAGTAATGTATCTCAATTTAGCAGACGATCCGATAATAGAAAGAATCTCTACGCCAAGATGTGCCTTAACGGCGGCAGAATACCTGGCTTTTGAATGCGGCATGCATATTCTTGTTATTCTTACAGACATGACAAGTTACTGTGAAGCCCTAAGAGAGCTTTCGGCGGCAAGGGAAGAAGTACCTAGCAGAAAAGGTTATCCGGGCTATATGTACAGCGACCTGGCTACAATATATGAAAGGGCCGGTATGCTAAAAGGAACAGAAGGCTCCATTACCCTGCTTCCGATACTAACCATGCCAAACGATGATATTACCCATCCGATTCCCGACTTAACGGGGTATATTACAGAAGGGCAAATTGTATTAAGCAGGGAACTGTATCAAAGCAATATTTATCCGCCTATTTCTGTTTTGCCTTCTTTATCCAGACTTATGAAGGATGGAATTGGGGAGGATTATACAAGAGAAGACCACGGTGATCTTGCGAACCAAATTTTTTCATCCTATTCAAGAGTGCAGGACATAAGATCCTTGGCGCAGATTATAGGGGAAGAGGATTTATCAGAGATAGATAAGAAGTACATGGAGTTTGGAAAAAGATTTGAAGACGAATTTTTAAGCCAAAGTATGGATGAAAATCGTCCAATAGAGGATACACTTAACCTTGGATGGAAGCTGCTCTCTCTTCTTCCGAAAGAAGAATTGGATAGAATTAATCCGAAATTAATTGAAAAATTCTATATGAAATAA
- a CDS encoding DUF47 domain-containing protein encodes MPLFKKERKVLELINQHIEAVIHCNQLFIKSLEILNEKGMGIEIERMAKEVGQAESEADHIRHEIIQSLLKGALLPESRREILTIIGKIDDIANKCEEIIKQISLQNIEFFEELKPSIKEINLKTKQQLQCLQELINKIFSHFYHGEEYHNELLDIVKLESEIDEIEYNAIRTLFDMDIELAKKNQIKAIISDIAEISDIGEDISDVLEMIMVLRKV; translated from the coding sequence ATGCCATTATTTAAAAAGGAAAGGAAAGTTTTAGAACTTATAAACCAGCATATAGAAGCAGTGATTCATTGCAATCAATTATTTATTAAATCCTTAGAAATACTTAATGAAAAAGGTATGGGGATTGAAATAGAAAGAATGGCTAAGGAAGTGGGGCAGGCAGAATCTGAGGCAGACCATATTCGCCATGAAATTATTCAATCTCTTTTAAAAGGAGCCCTTTTGCCTGAATCAAGAAGGGAAATACTAACGATCATAGGAAAGATAGATGATATTGCTAATAAGTGTGAAGAAATTATCAAGCAGATTTCTCTTCAAAATATCGAATTTTTTGAAGAACTTAAACCCTCTATTAAAGAAATTAATCTAAAAACAAAGCAGCAGCTTCAGTGTTTACAAGAATTGATCAACAAAATTTTTAGCCATTTCTACCATGGGGAGGAGTATCATAACGAACTTTTAGATATCGTTAAGCTAGAATCAGAAATTGATGAAATTGAATATAATGCAATACGTACGCTTTTTGACATGGATATAGAATTGGCAAAAAAGAATCAAATCAAGGCCATTATTTCGGATATTGCAGAGATCTCCGATATAGGAGAAGATATTTCAGATGTATTAGAAATGATTATGGTGTTAAGAAAGGTATGA
- a CDS encoding inorganic phosphate transporter: protein MIIMISPSVISGAVLGWALGSNGAANCFAAAVSTRIIKYRTAIICTAVFVVLGACLEGSKGVQKISDYSYNSGINTPMKAFLVMLAAAITITIMTVMHLPVSTSQAVIGAILGGALIEGKANFSEMIKFFYAWFITPFGAIVIAFILYKSFEMFIEKRIKEYVVYENIIKIGYYISGIFSAYSLGGNNVANVTAIYAGKINLLTTNQAVLIGGITIALGVLTYSKGVMKTVGESLVTLSPVSGLISVLTGAIVVYVYALIGIPVSASHAIVGAVIGIGLVKGVNTIRIEAIRNISFGWFGTPTIAGIISLLFFSLFCLNS from the coding sequence ATGATCATCATGATATCTCCCTCAGTAATTTCTGGGGCGGTTTTAGGATGGGCACTGGGAAGTAATGGTGCAGCCAATTGTTTTGCTGCCGCAGTTTCTACAAGAATAATAAAATATAGAACGGCCATTATATGTACCGCAGTTTTTGTAGTCCTTGGCGCTTGTTTAGAAGGAAGCAAAGGTGTCCAGAAAATCAGCGATTATTCCTATAACAGCGGTATTAATACGCCTATGAAAGCATTTTTAGTTATGCTGGCTGCTGCTATTACAATTACAATAATGACAGTTATGCATCTTCCTGTATCCACATCTCAGGCAGTGATAGGCGCCATTCTTGGAGGAGCTCTTATAGAGGGGAAAGCAAATTTCTCAGAAATGATTAAGTTTTTTTACGCATGGTTTATAACTCCTTTTGGAGCTATAGTCATTGCGTTTATTTTATATAAGAGTTTTGAAATGTTTATCGAAAAGAGAATTAAAGAATATGTCGTATATGAAAATATTATTAAAATAGGATATTATATTTCCGGGATTTTTTCAGCATATTCCCTTGGTGGTAATAATGTAGCCAATGTAACTGCCATCTATGCCGGAAAAATTAACTTGCTTACTACCAATCAAGCTGTATTGATCGGGGGAATTACTATAGCGCTTGGTGTTCTTACATATAGCAAGGGAGTTATGAAAACGGTAGGTGAAAGTTTGGTTACTCTTTCTCCTGTTTCAGGACTGATTTCAGTGCTTACGGGAGCAATTGTAGTCTATGTTTATGCGTTAATTGGTATTCCTGTATCTGCATCCCATGCTATTGTAGGGGCAGTCATCGGTATCGGATTGGTTAAAGGTGTAAATACTATTAGAATAGAAGCCATTCGTAATATTTCATTCGGGTGGTTTGGAACACCAACAATTGCAGGCATTATAAGCTTATTATTCTTTTCTTTATTCTGCTTGAATTCATAA
- a CDS encoding V-type ATPase subunit — MGNITGFAAINTKLRVKKRNFLSDEDFHILLTKNSVGEITRYLKENTGYKEVLKNFDPSNVHRGDLEITLVKNIVHQIEDLVAYFQGDYRQFFLSLLIEYEIEDLKLILRMISRNEDISKMKDRLIHSEKYSHLDYERLLQSKNVEQFLENLKDTIYYRPLKTITDEDITKRDFHIEMKLETLFYGILIEKSSKLSKEDEKIIKESIGTNIDLINIQWIYRAMKNYSISSEEILIYCIANGYKLNYSKLKELVYSKNAEEFIEKIKKTKYAFIFPNDQDIFIERRIKRYLYNLYLHWRKQNSMNIMECISYIHFLQYEVKDIISVIESIRYNLDKDFSKRYLIREG; from the coding sequence ATGGGAAATATCACTGGCTTTGCAGCCATTAATACAAAACTTAGAGTAAAAAAACGAAACTTTCTAAGCGATGAGGATTTTCATATTTTACTTACTAAGAATTCCGTTGGAGAGATTACCAGGTATCTTAAAGAGAATACGGGTTATAAAGAAGTATTAAAGAATTTTGATCCCTCAAACGTCCATAGGGGAGATTTAGAAATAACTCTGGTAAAAAATATTGTGCACCAAATAGAAGATCTTGTAGCATATTTTCAGGGGGATTACAGGCAGTTTTTTTTAAGTCTTTTGATAGAATACGAAATAGAAGACTTAAAGCTGATTCTTAGAATGATCAGCAGAAATGAAGATATTTCGAAAATGAAGGATCGTCTTATTCATTCAGAGAAATATAGCCACCTTGATTATGAGCGATTGCTTCAATCAAAAAATGTCGAACAATTTCTGGAAAATTTAAAAGATACTATTTATTATCGTCCCCTAAAAACCATTACTGATGAGGATATTACTAAACGAGACTTTCATATAGAAATGAAATTAGAGACATTATTTTACGGTATATTAATTGAAAAATCAAGTAAGTTATCAAAAGAAGATGAGAAAATTATAAAAGAAAGCATCGGAACCAATATAGATTTAATTAATATTCAGTGGATTTATAGAGCAATGAAGAATTATAGTATTTCTTCCGAAGAAATACTAATTTATTGCATTGCTAACGGGTATAAGTTAAATTACTCAAAATTAAAAGAGCTTGTATACTCTAAGAATGCAGAAGAGTTTATAGAAAAAATAAAGAAGACGAAGTATGCATTTATTTTTCCTAATGATCAAGATATTTTTATTGAAAGAAGAATTAAAAGATATTTATATAACCTTTACCTTCATTGGAGAAAACAAAATAGCATGAATATCATGGAATGTATTTCATATATTCATTTTTTACAGTATGAAGTCAAAGACATTATATCCGTTATCGAATCAATTAGATACAATTTAGACAAAGATTTTTCTAAGCGTTACTTGATTCGAGAAGGATAA
- a CDS encoding V-type ATP synthase subunit I: MAIEKMVMMNLVGALEDEDKILEQIILMGNVHLQTDISELYESHFALHVLEESLSEMGENGEETARGPNDENYSEILSRIEYISNALNIKPKVDRIFLEKSFEYGFYKSSIDSIFQEVSPIYEEIQQRKDLIKKYQTFRENIKYILDKNIDFSQLETLHFFRYKIGMMSHENKMEIAKNYENITAIAKLIGTGEDSEVFLIIYPQKFEMETERILKSVNFEEVKIPEELKGTPKEMNEQMEEILRQEQIKLNELSQKIQEMKEIYKDFICQAITRVKMTQKVNRLKENIERGTSVFILSGWVPESQKEEITKQISTVSNKFMTVFKDINEIGKSIMPPTKLKNHKWFQPFENLVKMYGTPSYNELDPTVFLSITYLIMFGAMFGDVGQGLIFIIAGWILSQKQKESYFGPIAMRLGMSSTLFGFFFGSLFGNEEWIPHIVRSIFGSESVIARLIIHPMENMNLILISAVAFGVILILFGFGYSMINCLKEGNIKDGLFGRNGLAGLIFYIALLLIVYEIALGSVIIPKGILIVSIVITMALMVIREPLANKIQHKLPLYHEEVSSYYVESGFDIIETILSLASNTISFIRVGAFALNHVGLFLAFKTMAEMAHGGIAGIIIMIIGNIIIIGLEGLIVFIQGLRLQYYELFGKYFKGEGIEFKPIQFMD; the protein is encoded by the coding sequence ATGGCTATAGAGAAAATGGTCATGATGAATCTAGTAGGAGCTCTGGAAGATGAAGACAAGATACTGGAGCAGATTATTTTAATGGGCAATGTGCATTTGCAAACGGATATAAGTGAACTTTATGAAAGCCATTTTGCGCTTCATGTTTTGGAAGAAAGCTTAAGTGAAATGGGAGAGAATGGAGAGGAAACGGCCAGAGGTCCTAATGATGAAAATTATTCCGAAATATTAAGCAGGATTGAATATATATCCAATGCATTGAATATTAAACCTAAAGTTGATCGAATTTTTCTTGAAAAATCCTTTGAATATGGCTTTTATAAAAGCAGCATCGACAGTATTTTTCAAGAAGTTAGTCCAATTTATGAAGAAATTCAACAACGAAAGGATTTAATCAAAAAATATCAGACTTTTAGGGAAAATATAAAATATATCTTGGATAAAAATATTGATTTTAGTCAATTGGAAACCCTTCATTTTTTTAGGTATAAAATAGGAATGATGTCCCATGAAAATAAAATGGAGATTGCTAAAAACTATGAAAACATTACGGCAATTGCCAAGCTCATCGGGACTGGAGAAGACTCTGAAGTGTTCTTAATTATTTATCCTCAAAAATTCGAAATGGAAACGGAAAGAATTTTAAAATCTGTTAATTTTGAAGAGGTTAAAATCCCTGAGGAATTAAAGGGAACCCCTAAAGAAATGAATGAGCAGATGGAAGAAATTTTAAGGCAAGAACAGATTAAGCTCAATGAGTTATCTCAAAAAATACAGGAAATGAAAGAGATCTATAAAGACTTTATTTGTCAAGCCATAACCCGTGTAAAAATGACACAAAAAGTGAATAGACTTAAAGAAAACATAGAAAGAGGCACCAGTGTATTTATTTTATCCGGTTGGGTTCCGGAAAGTCAAAAAGAGGAAATCACTAAACAAATTTCAACAGTAAGCAATAAATTCATGACCGTGTTTAAGGATATTAATGAAATTGGAAAAAGCATTATGCCTCCTACAAAGTTAAAAAATCACAAATGGTTTCAGCCCTTTGAAAACTTGGTTAAAATGTATGGAACGCCGAGCTACAATGAGTTGGACCCTACAGTGTTTTTAAGCATAACTTATTTAATTATGTTTGGAGCAATGTTTGGTGATGTAGGGCAGGGGCTTATCTTTATCATTGCTGGATGGATTTTGTCACAAAAGCAAAAGGAATCCTATTTTGGTCCTATTGCTATGAGATTAGGTATGAGCTCCACACTATTCGGCTTTTTCTTTGGAAGCCTCTTTGGAAATGAAGAGTGGATTCCACATATTGTTCGTAGTATATTTGGCTCCGAAAGCGTTATTGCAAGACTTATTATACATCCTATGGAAAATATGAATCTCATACTTATTTCTGCAGTTGCTTTTGGGGTGATCCTCATTCTATTTGGATTTGGATACAGCATGATCAATTGTTTAAAAGAAGGTAATATAAAGGACGGATTATTTGGAAGAAATGGTTTAGCCGGGCTCATATTTTATATTGCTTTACTTTTAATAGTATATGAAATTGCTTTAGGTTCAGTCATCATTCCAAAGGGGATTTTGATTGTATCTATAGTTATAACTATGGCACTCATGGTTATTAGAGAACCGCTGGCAAATAAAATTCAACATAAATTACCACTTTATCATGAAGAAGTTTCAAGTTATTACGTGGAAAGCGGATTTGATATCATAGAGACTATTTTAAGTCTAGCGAGCAATACGATTTCCTTCATCAGAGTGGGTGCTTTTGCTTTAAACCATGTAGGCTTGTTTTTAGCATTTAAAACAATGGCAGAGATGGCTCATGGGGGAATAGCCGGAATTATAATAATGATCATAGGAAACATCATTATTATAGGTCTGGAAGGCTTAATTGTATTTATTCAAGGCTTACGTCTTCAATACTATGAGCTTTTTGGAAAATACTTCAAAGGTGAAGGGATCGAGTTTAAGCCCATTCAATTTATGGATTAA
- a CDS encoding V-type ATP synthase subunit E, protein MVTIEEKLSLFSKLVFQDILNESEKKIKALEEKNAALIEEYRKELIEKSKKITLNMDRKIEQKKSEMLSKAKMEVKQSLLSKKQELLDRILEEQKNKAKEFIHINEYALFFKKNFEAILSELPEISGLRIEIMERDREAFQEYIEKAVMDKGHSPEKISYIEGSKAMIGGIIVSNIEGTLRYDASISSLLEDKKAFIMERMYEELEKVGDLG, encoded by the coding sequence ATGGTAACCATAGAAGAGAAATTAAGTTTATTCTCTAAATTAGTGTTTCAGGATATATTAAATGAATCAGAAAAAAAGATAAAAGCACTTGAAGAAAAAAATGCTGCACTGATTGAAGAATATAGAAAAGAACTTATTGAAAAGTCTAAGAAAATTACTTTAAACATGGATAGAAAAATTGAGCAGAAGAAAAGCGAAATGTTAAGTAAAGCCAAGATGGAGGTAAAGCAAAGTCTATTGTCAAAAAAACAAGAATTACTTGATCGTATATTAGAGGAGCAAAAGAATAAAGCAAAAGAATTTATCCATATTAATGAGTATGCTTTATTTTTTAAAAAGAATTTTGAAGCCATCTTAAGCGAATTGCCTGAGATCAGCGGACTGCGTATTGAAATAATGGAACGTGACCGCGAGGCTTTCCAAGAGTATATTGAAAAGGCGGTCATGGACAAAGGTCATTCCCCGGAAAAAATTTCATATATTGAAGGCAGTAAGGCTATGATCGGAGGCATCATCGTATCTAATATTGAAGGTACTCTTCGGTATGATGCTTCGATTTCATCACTGTTAGAAGATAAGAAGGCTTTTATTATGGAAAGAATGTATGAAGAATTAGAAAAAGTTGGTGATTTAGGTTGA
- a CDS encoding ATP synthase subunit C: MKLLLTIAGIIAGITIILGCIDYLKKKGVSKGELKKSIGISAGSFTAVLLGAITMLVPDIIMAAETAAASGANSGSGLGFIAAALSTGMATIGAGYAVGAVGSSALGAVSEDPKILGKTLIFVGLAEGIAIYGLIISIMILGRL; the protein is encoded by the coding sequence ATGAAATTATTATTAACTATAGCAGGAATTATTGCAGGAATTACGATTATTTTAGGATGCATAGATTATTTAAAGAAGAAGGGAGTATCAAAAGGCGAATTAAAAAAATCCATAGGAATTAGTGCGGGCTCTTTTACCGCTGTATTATTAGGTGCTATTACTATGCTCGTTCCGGATATCATTATGGCGGCAGAAACTGCTGCAGCATCGGGTGCTAATTCAGGTTCCGGACTTGGATTTATTGCTGCAGCTCTTAGTACCGGTATGGCTACCATAGGAGCAGGTTATGCGGTAGGAGCCGTTGGATCTTCTGCCCTGGGAGCTGTGTCTGAAGATCCTAAAATTCTTGGTAAAACCCTTATTTTTGTAGGGTTGGCAGAAGGTATCGCAATTTATGGTCTAATCATATCCATTATGATTTTAGGAAGGTTATAA
- a CDS encoding SEC-C metal-binding domain-containing protein: MSLYQQWENLIESRGTKEEYNKFIQEYLQKEKAVYEQILANHTQTVSGTCSELAQKFGMSNAEFAGFIDGINTSLTEEINLEELNEDTLVTLNIDYEKLYWNMLDAQAEWLYTIPAWDNILTEQRRKEIKKEYNQSKIVVKPKKVGRNEPCPCGSGLKYKKCCGK, translated from the coding sequence ATGAGTTTGTATCAACAATGGGAAAATTTAATTGAATCTCGAGGTACGAAAGAAGAGTATAACAAATTTATTCAAGAATATCTTCAAAAAGAAAAAGCAGTATACGAGCAAATTTTAGCAAATCATACTCAAACAGTTAGTGGAACCTGCAGTGAATTGGCTCAAAAATTCGGTATGTCCAATGCTGAATTCGCAGGTTTTATAGATGGTATTAATACCAGCTTAACGGAAGAAATCAATCTCGAAGAATTAAATGAAGATACCCTGGTAACCCTGAATATCGACTATGAAAAATTATATTGGAATATGCTTGATGCGCAAGCAGAATGGCTCTATACCATTCCAGCATGGGACAATATTTTGACCGAGCAAAGAAGAAAAGAAATTAAGAAAGAATACAATCAATCCAAAATTGTTGTAAAGCCAAAAAAAGTAGGACGCAATGAACCCTGTCCATGTGGCAGCGGATTAAAGTATAAAAAATGCTGCGGGAAATAA
- a CDS encoding V-type ATP synthase subunit A: protein MSFFKVREMVTIGRKRLIGEVISLEEDEATIQVYEETEGLKAGENVISTGMPLSVKLGPGLIGNMFDGIQRPLKTIESISPNFIPEGIGLLSIDEEKKWEVKILVKEGQYLKQGQIFAEVPETLSITHKIMVPPNINGKVIFAKESGTYSIRERLVILEDEYGKKYELTMVQEWPVRTPRPSARRIPIKQLLRTGQRVLDIFFPIAKGGTAAVPGGFGTGKTVTQHQLAKWSDADIIVYIGCGERGNEMTAVLEEFPELKDPRTGRPIMERTILIANTSNMPVAAREASIYTGITMAEYFRDMGYDVAIMADSTSRWAEALREIAGRLEEMPAEEGYPAYLPSRLAEFYERAGMVETFNGEEASVTIIGAVSPPGGDFSEPVTENTKRFVSAFLALDKKLAYARHYPAINYLTSYSGYIKMLEDWYRENVGEDIIELRAKMIKILQEENKLLEIVQLVGEDVLPNDQRLILEIAKVIKKGFLQQNALHPEDTYVELAKQYKMIKAIDHLYDRALKCVKLGIAISQIKDDQLFDEVIKIKYNIPNDQINLIDGIIEKIDAYYEQLENKYKE from the coding sequence ATGTCTTTCTTTAAAGTAAGAGAAATGGTTACAATCGGGAGAAAACGTTTAATTGGTGAAGTAATATCTTTAGAAGAAGACGAGGCGACTATTCAGGTTTATGAAGAAACAGAAGGACTAAAGGCAGGAGAGAACGTAATTTCTACGGGAATGCCTCTTTCTGTAAAATTAGGGCCTGGACTTATTGGAAATATGTTTGACGGTATACAAAGACCTTTAAAGACCATAGAAAGTATTTCTCCTAATTTTATACCGGAGGGCATAGGATTACTTTCAATTGACGAAGAAAAGAAATGGGAAGTAAAAATTTTAGTAAAGGAAGGGCAATATTTAAAACAAGGACAGATTTTTGCAGAGGTTCCCGAAACCTTATCGATCACTCATAAAATTATGGTTCCGCCAAACATTAACGGAAAAGTTATTTTTGCTAAGGAAAGCGGTACGTATTCAATTCGGGAACGTTTAGTCATTTTAGAAGATGAGTATGGAAAAAAATATGAATTAACCATGGTTCAGGAGTGGCCAGTAAGAACTCCAAGACCTTCAGCCAGAAGGATACCCATTAAACAGCTTTTAAGAACGGGACAAAGGGTATTGGATATCTTCTTTCCTATTGCAAAGGGAGGTACCGCTGCAGTACCCGGAGGATTTGGAACAGGAAAAACGGTTACTCAACATCAGCTTGCTAAGTGGTCCGATGCAGATATTATCGTATATATAGGCTGCGGTGAGCGGGGAAATGAAATGACTGCCGTATTGGAAGAATTTCCAGAGTTAAAAGACCCAAGAACCGGCAGGCCAATTATGGAAAGAACAATTCTTATAGCAAATACTTCCAATATGCCGGTGGCTGCCAGAGAAGCCAGTATTTATACAGGCATTACCATGGCCGAATATTTTAGAGACATGGGTTATGACGTTGCTATTATGGCTGACTCTACATCCAGATGGGCAGAGGCTTTAAGAGAAATCGCCGGAAGATTGGAAGAAATGCCTGCAGAAGAAGGGTATCCTGCATATCTTCCTTCACGGCTGGCAGAATTTTATGAAAGAGCTGGAATGGTTGAAACTTTTAATGGAGAGGAAGCCTCAGTAACAATTATTGGAGCTGTATCTCCTCCGGGGGGAGATTTTTCTGAACCGGTAACAGAAAATACAAAACGATTTGTCAGTGCCTTCTTGGCTCTTGATAAAAAACTGGCCTATGCAAGACACTATCCTGCTATCAACTATTTAACCAGTTACAGTGGTTATATCAAGATGTTAGAGGACTGGTACCGTGAAAATGTCGGTGAAGATATCATAGAGCTTAGAGCAAAGATGATAAAAATCTTACAGGAAGAGAATAAGCTTTTAGAAATTGTTCAACTGGTAGGAGAAGATGTCCTTCCTAACGATCAAAGGCTGATCCTTGAGATTGCAAAAGTTATTAAAAAAGGTTTTCTTCAGCAAAATGCTTTGCATCCTGAGGATACATATGTTGAATTGGCAAAGCAGTATAAGATGATCAAAGCAATCGATCATTTATACGACAGAGCATTAAAATGCGTTAAGTTGGGCATAGCGATTTCACAAATAAAAGATGATCAGCTCTTCGATGAAGTGATTAAAATAAAATATAATATACCAAATGATCAAATTAATTTAATTGATGGTATTATAGAAAAAATTGATGCGTATTATGAACAGTTGGAAAATAAGTATAAAGAATAA
- a CDS encoding V-type ATP synthase subunit F: MKSFLISDNHDTWVGMRLAGISGVIVHEKDEILKEIDKVLEDKEIGILIVTELIMETAKEELMELKMKQNYPLVIEIPDRHGFRNKENRTMSYIKESIGIGV; encoded by the coding sequence ATGAAATCATTTTTAATAAGTGATAATCATGATACTTGGGTTGGCATGCGCCTTGCAGGAATCAGTGGCGTTATTGTCCATGAGAAAGATGAAATCTTAAAAGAAATAGATAAGGTTCTAGAAGATAAAGAAATAGGCATTCTTATTGTTACTGAATTGATTATGGAAACGGCAAAAGAAGAACTTATGGAACTCAAAATGAAACAAAATTATCCTCTTGTTATTGAAATTCCCGATCGCCATGGATTCAGAAACAAGGAAAACAGAACGATGAGCTATATTAAAGAATCCATTGGGATAGGCGTATGA
- the fba gene encoding class II fructose-1,6-bisphosphate aldolase, producing the protein MALVTTKEMFEKAFEGKYAIGAFNINNMEIVQAVTRAAGRLGSPVILQVSKSALKYAGPGYLKRMVEAAIEETGIDVALHLDHGPDLETVKEVIDAGFTSVMFDGSHYDYETNVAKTKEVVEYAHARGVVVEAELGKLAGVEDDVKVSAADATYTDPDQAVDFVKRTGVDSLAIAIGTSHGAYKFKGEAKLDFDRLATITEKLEAAGIHNFPIVLHGASSVDADSVATCNKYGGDIKGAAGVPNEMLRKAASMAVCKINMDTDLRLAMTAAIREVFGEHPAEFDPRKYLGAARERIEKLVEDKIKNVLGSNTK; encoded by the coding sequence ATGGCATTAGTAACAACAAAAGAAATGTTTGAAAAAGCTTTCGAAGGAAAATACGCAATCGGTGCTTTCAACATCAACAACATGGAAATCGTTCAAGCGGTTACCCGAGCTGCGGGAAGATTAGGATCTCCTGTAATCCTTCAAGTATCAAAAAGTGCTCTGAAATATGCTGGCCCAGGATACTTAAAAAGAATGGTTGAAGCTGCAATCGAAGAAACTGGAATCGATGTTGCTCTCCATTTAGACCACGGTCCTGATTTAGAAACAGTAAAAGAAGTAATTGATGCTGGTTTTACATCTGTTATGTTTGACGGTTCTCATTACGACTACGAAACCAATGTGGCAAAAACAAAAGAAGTTGTTGAATATGCCCATGCCAGAGGCGTTGTAGTGGAAGCTGAATTGGGTAAACTTGCAGGAGTTGAAGATGATGTAAAAGTATCTGCTGCTGATGCTACATATACCGATCCTGACCAAGCAGTTGATTTCGTAAAAAGAACTGGAGTTGACTCTTTAGCGATAGCTATAGGTACAAGCCATGGTGCATATAAATTTAAAGGTGAAGCTAAATTGGATTTTGATCGTTTAGCAACTATTACTGAAAAATTAGAAGCTGCAGGCATTCATAATTTCCCAATCGTATTGCATGGTGCTTCTTCTGTTGATGCAGATTCTGTTGCAACTTGTAATAAATATGGCGGTGACATCAAAGGTGCTGCTGGAGTTCCTAATGAAATGTTAAGAAAAGCTGCTTCCATGGCAGTATGTAAAATAAATATGGATACAGACTTAAGACTTGCTATGACAGCTGCTATCCGTGAAGTATTCGGCGAACACCCAGCAGAATTCGATCCAAGAAAATATCTTGGCGCTGCCAGAGAAAGAATTGAAAAATTAGTAGAAGATAAAATTAAAAACGTTTTAGGATCTAACACAAAATAA